A genomic window from Calonectris borealis chromosome 26, bCalBor7.hap1.2, whole genome shotgun sequence includes:
- the LOC142093105 gene encoding triggering receptor expressed on myeloid cells 2-like: MEKLMHLIFLVFLSASFAAENVTVVYGMEGGTISVNCTYNPWQQRWREKSWCKQIDETKCQHVVSARRFWLPFLKNRNGSTSISDNIREGVLTVTMKRLRKQDAGLYQCKTDYLGQTSSLRKVQVEVLTAVLETQMPEEPSAVRSISSIPPEADFTVFYIIAGFLVTKFMVAVLIFIIGNSRKNRETEQKNTNLNEQQVLPFTGDLAHDGISPSWESTA; the protein is encoded by the exons ATGGAGAAGCTCATGCACCTCATCTTCTTGGTCTTCTTGTCAG CATCCTTTGCTGCAGAGAATGTCACTGTGGTGTACGGAATGGAGGGGGGCACCATTTCTGTCAACTGCACCTATAACCCCTGGCAGCAGCGGTGGAGAGAAAAGAGCTGGTGCAAGCAGATCGATGAGACCAAGTGCCAACATGTGGTGAGCGCCCGACGCTTCTGGCTGCCATTCCTAAAGAACAGGAATGGCAGCACCTCCATCAGTGACAATATCCGTGAAGGGGTCCTGACAGTGACCATGAAGCGACTCAGGAAGCAGGATGCTGGGTTGTACCAGTGTAAAACTGACTACCTGGGGCAAACAAGCAGCTTAAGGAAGGTGCAAGTGGAAGTGCTGACAG CTGTCCTGGAGACCCAAATGCCAGAGGAGCCTAGTGCTGTGCGGAGCATCTCCAG CATTCCTCCTGAAGCTGACTTCACTGTCTTCTATATCATTGCTGGATTCCTGGTTACTAAGTTCATGGTGGCTGTGCTGATCTTTATCATTGGCAACAGTAGGAAGAATAGAGAAACAGAGCAGAAGAACACAAACTTGAATGAGCAGCAGGTCCTCCCTTTCACTGGTGACCTTGCACATGATGGAATCAGCCCCTCCTGGGAGAGCACTGCTTAG
- the LOC142093190 gene encoding polymeric immunoglobulin receptor-like: MELRVLLLLPLYLPGLQTQTPDSEESRSEGSTLYIQCPYTAQINYQQQKAWFRMRDDNHWELLVKTTNPTEYSYTAWATKGNVTIEDNRMHKTVSITMSNLQAEDSGIYSCAYLSYSNQYHATKMISLNVFKELHKWELDSLSVQCPYSTQWYTTETKAWCQKERGTGCRVVARTDYTSTWHNSKALEDRTLIQDDTQQRTVTVTMQKLQAQDTGVYWCALYGSLTRIMEVRLSVSKRTQQYTAKESGNVSVQCPYSAPDYGAVSKAWCKERARKACTVLVITNWKPRGYLRTPQQGRVTIQDNTQQGIVTITMEKLQARDSGVYWCALYEHAHLFRMVEVTLSISEVLDGTTSSGTAGTSQTTPSGNTPAPSSNVNTFILLSGVLSILFILVLITSITLCVKRRKQLKRGGTRQAEDTYDKPEDIAQLDSTERMESPKDDSKDLKYVTLNFKSRLSSEDPLYCNVEPSQTHRKPEDENVEYAIIALKQLPTNDKG, from the exons ATGGAGCTGAGagtcctcctcctgctgccgctCTACTTACCAG GTCTCCAAACGCAAACACCTGATTCTGAGGAGAGCCGATCAGAAGGAAGCACTCTGTATATCCAGTGTCCTTACACAGCACAGATTAACTACCAGCAGCAGAAAGCCTGGTTCCGCATGAGAGATGATAACCACTGGGAGCTCTTAGTGAAGACGACCAACCCAACAGAATACTCATACACAGCCTGGGCCACAAAGGGGAATGTTACAATAGAGGACAACCGCATGCATAAGACTGTGTCCATTACCATGAGTAACCTCCAGGCAGAGGACTCAGGCATATACTCTTGTGCTTACCTTTCCTACAGTAACCAGTATCATGCAACAAAGATGATCTCACTGAATGTTTTCAAGG AGTTGCACAAGTGGGAGTTGGACAGTCTCTCTGTGCAGTGCCCGTACAGCACCCAGTGGTACACCACAGAGACAAAAGCCTGGTGTCAAAAAGAACGTGGGACTGGTTGTAGAGTTGTGGCGAGGACAGATTACACTTCAACATGGCATAACAGCAAAGCTCTGGAAGACAGAACATTGATCCAGGATGACACTCAGCAGAGGACTGTCACCGTCACCATGCAGAAGCTGCAGGCCCAGGACACAGGCGTGTACTGGTGTGCACTCTACGGAAGTCTCACCCGGATAATGGAAGTCAGGCTCTCTGTGTCCAAGA GGACCCAACAATATACAGCCAAGGAGTCAGGCAATGTCTCTGTCCAGTGTCCGTACAGCGCCCCAGACTATGGGGCTGTGAGCAAAGCCTGGTGCAAAGAGCGAGCTAGAAAAGCATGTACCGTACTGGTCATCACGAATTGGAAGCCTCGAGGGTACCTCAGGACACCTCAGCAAGGCAGAGTCACGATCCAGGACAACACCCAGCAGGGGATTGTCACCATCACCATGGAGAAGCTGCAGGCACGGGACTCCGGCGTGTACTGGTGCGCGCTTTATGAACACGCTCATCTTTTCCGAATGGTGGAGGTTACGCTCAGTATTTCTGAGG TATTGGATGGAACAACTTCGTCAGGTACTGCAGGCACAAGTCAAACAACCCCTTCTGGCAACACCCCAGCACCAAG CTCAAACGTAAACACCTTCATCCTACTCTCTGGGGTCCTGAGCATCCTGTTCATCCTGGTACTTATCACCTCGATAACACTGTGCGTCAAGCGTCGCAAGCAGCTAAAGAGAGGAG GTACCAGACAAGCAGAGGACACCTATGACAAACCAGAGGACATAGCACAG CTTGACAGCACTGAAAGAATGGAAAGTCCCAAGGATGACAGCAAAGACCTAAAATATGTTACCCTGAACTTTAAATCCCGACTCAGCTCTGAGGATCCCCTCTACTGCAATGTTGAACCAAGTCAGACTCACAGGAAACCCGAAGATGAAAATGTGGAATATGCTATCATTGCTCTCAAGCAGTTACCGACAAATGACAAAGGATGA